The Stappia sp. genome window below encodes:
- the fabI gene encoding enoyl-ACP reductase FabI produces the protein MFSLAGKRALVVGIANDQSIAWGCAEALHRQGAELAVTYLNARAEPHVRPLAERLDAPIIAPLDVTDDAQMDAVFHEIEQTWGRLDVLVHSIAFCPKDDLHGRVIDCSRDGFASAMDISVHSFLRMIQRAEPLMQEGGTCMTVTFYGSEKVVDHYNIMGPVKAALESATRYAAAELGPKRISVHALSPGPLSTRAASGIAHFDELMADNAARTPTHMLATIEDVGAYAAFLASREAANVTGTVHPIDGGYHIVG, from the coding sequence ATGTTCTCTCTCGCCGGAAAACGCGCGCTCGTCGTCGGGATCGCCAACGACCAGTCGATCGCCTGGGGTTGCGCCGAGGCCCTGCACCGCCAGGGCGCGGAGCTTGCCGTCACCTATCTAAACGCCAGGGCCGAGCCGCATGTGCGCCCGCTCGCCGAGCGTCTTGACGCCCCCATCATCGCGCCGCTCGACGTGACCGACGATGCCCAGATGGATGCGGTGTTCCATGAAATCGAGCAGACATGGGGGCGCCTCGACGTGCTCGTGCACTCGATCGCCTTCTGCCCGAAGGACGATCTGCACGGCCGGGTGATCGACTGCTCCCGCGACGGCTTCGCCAGCGCCATGGACATTTCGGTGCATTCCTTCCTGCGCATGATCCAGCGCGCCGAACCGCTGATGCAGGAGGGCGGCACCTGCATGACCGTGACCTTCTACGGATCGGAGAAGGTCGTCGATCACTACAACATCATGGGACCGGTGAAGGCCGCGCTGGAATCCGCGACCCGCTACGCGGCCGCCGAACTCGGGCCGAAGCGCATTTCCGTTCACGCCCTGTCGCCAGGGCCCCTGTCGACCCGGGCCGCCAGCGGCATCGCCCATTTCGACGAGCTGATGGCCGACAACGCCGCCCGCACGCCGACGCATATGCTCGCCACCATCGAGGATGTCGGCGCCTATGCCGCCTTCCTGGCCTCGCGCGAGGCGGCCAATGTCACCGGCACCGTTCACCCGATCGACGGCGGCTACCACATCGTCGGCTAA
- a CDS encoding DUF3141 domain-containing protein, which produces MHDHLLENRLRIAESLNETATLQHRLVQTAFDRHARRLQETLEDGSRALTEASRKVFAQLADFREPEALARAGADYLTDTSQRTLLTLDALRKRGDRFIEHEAAGAPPVLVYDYEVAVDGADLPRPCNYILLRITAPEGVETFDWKRPYVIIDPRAGHGPGIGGFKPDSQVGVALRDGHPVYFVAFRPVPEPGQTLADVTHAEAAFLREIHRRHRDAPKPVVVGNCQGGWATAILAATNPDLTGPIVLNGAPMAYWSGKIGQDPMRYTGGMVGGVLPALVSSDLGGGVFDGADLVMNFEMLNPGRTWFRKYYDLYADVDHAEERFLDFEKWWGGFYLMNEAEIRWIVENLFVGNKLARNEARLETGRPIDPKAIRAPIIVFASHGDNITPPPQALNWISDTYSDEREIEIRGQRIIYMIHEQVGHLGIFVSSSVARREHTQMASTLKTIEALPPGLYEMKIEDQIGEGHETRFTVSFHKRKLAELENVGDDGREEEFAFASVARMSEHLAEAYDTTLRPMVQASVSEHSANLMRAMHPLRLQRRALASNNPLTAGIGPLAEQVRATRQQAAPDNPFVALERLWADGIEQTWNVVRDMRAMTTELAFLSLYASPFSAWFGKARADKRARKTVDQLRMLPEVLAALDHTETGGYPEAVVRMLVLMADTRGDVRRDRLQRSAEVLSTHAPFADMDPASRARMIHEQTLIAHFEPERGLLALAELLSDPQERDRAIRTVEYIVGDPDEMEPRTRQLLARMHEILNVGETTGETGDETRAEPAAAPAGAKAAPRKRPAGSRTRKTPATD; this is translated from the coding sequence ATGCACGACCACCTTCTCGAGAACCGCCTGCGCATCGCCGAGAGCCTGAACGAAACCGCGACGCTGCAGCACCGGCTCGTCCAGACCGCCTTCGACCGGCACGCGCGCCGGCTTCAGGAAACGCTCGAGGACGGGTCGCGCGCCCTCACGGAGGCAAGCCGCAAGGTCTTCGCGCAACTCGCGGACTTTCGCGAGCCGGAGGCGCTCGCGAGGGCCGGCGCGGATTACCTGACCGACACCAGCCAGCGCACGCTGCTGACGCTCGATGCCCTGCGCAAGCGCGGCGACCGCTTCATCGAGCACGAGGCCGCGGGCGCGCCGCCCGTGCTCGTCTACGACTACGAGGTGGCGGTGGACGGCGCCGACCTGCCCCGGCCCTGCAACTACATTCTGCTGCGCATCACCGCGCCGGAGGGCGTCGAGACCTTCGACTGGAAGCGCCCCTATGTGATCATCGATCCGCGCGCCGGACACGGCCCGGGCATCGGCGGCTTCAAGCCCGACAGCCAGGTCGGCGTCGCGCTGCGCGACGGGCATCCGGTGTATTTCGTGGCCTTCCGCCCGGTCCCCGAACCGGGCCAGACGCTGGCCGACGTGACCCATGCCGAGGCCGCCTTCCTGCGCGAGATCCACCGCCGCCACCGCGACGCGCCCAAGCCGGTCGTCGTCGGCAACTGTCAGGGCGGCTGGGCGACGGCCATTCTGGCGGCGACCAATCCGGATCTCACCGGCCCGATCGTGCTCAACGGCGCGCCGATGGCCTACTGGTCCGGCAAGATCGGTCAGGACCCCATGCGCTACACCGGCGGCATGGTGGGCGGCGTTCTGCCGGCGCTGGTGTCCTCGGACCTCGGCGGCGGCGTCTTCGACGGCGCGGACCTGGTGATGAACTTCGAGATGCTCAACCCCGGCCGCACCTGGTTCCGCAAGTATTACGACCTCTATGCCGACGTCGACCACGCCGAGGAGCGCTTCCTCGACTTCGAGAAGTGGTGGGGCGGCTTCTATCTGATGAACGAGGCCGAGATCCGCTGGATCGTCGAGAACCTCTTCGTCGGCAACAAGCTCGCGCGCAACGAGGCACGGCTGGAGACCGGCCGCCCGATCGACCCCAAGGCGATCCGCGCGCCGATCATCGTCTTCGCCTCGCATGGCGACAACATCACGCCGCCGCCGCAGGCGCTCAACTGGATCTCCGACACCTATTCCGACGAGCGCGAGATCGAGATCCGCGGCCAGCGCATCATCTACATGATCCACGAGCAGGTCGGCCACCTCGGCATCTTCGTTTCCTCCTCGGTGGCCCGACGCGAACACACGCAGATGGCCTCGACGCTGAAGACCATCGAGGCCCTGCCGCCCGGCCTCTACGAGATGAAGATCGAGGATCAGATCGGCGAGGGCCACGAGACGCGCTTCACCGTCAGCTTCCACAAGCGCAAGCTCGCGGAACTGGAAAACGTCGGCGACGACGGGCGGGAAGAGGAATTCGCCTTCGCCTCCGTCGCGCGCATGTCGGAACATCTGGCCGAAGCCTACGACACGACGCTGCGCCCGATGGTTCAGGCGAGCGTGAGCGAACATTCCGCCAACCTGATGCGCGCCATGCACCCCTTGCGCCTCCAGCGCAGGGCGCTCGCCTCCAACAATCCGCTGACCGCCGGCATCGGCCCGCTCGCCGAGCAGGTGCGCGCGACCCGTCAGCAGGCCGCGCCGGACAATCCCTTCGTCGCGCTCGAGCGGCTGTGGGCGGACGGGATCGAGCAGACCTGGAACGTGGTGCGCGACATGCGCGCCATGACGACGGAACTCGCCTTCCTGTCGCTCTACGCAAGTCCCTTCTCCGCCTGGTTCGGCAAGGCCCGCGCCGACAAGCGCGCCCGCAAGACCGTCGATCAGCTTCGCATGCTGCCCGAAGTGCTCGCCGCGCTCGATCACACCGAGACCGGCGGCTACCCGGAAGCCGTGGTGCGCATGCTGGTGCTGATGGCCGACACGCGCGGCGACGTGCGCCGCGACCGCCTGCAACGCTCGGCGGAGGTTCTCTCCACGCATGCGCCCTTCGCGGACATGGATCCGGCATCCCGCGCACGCATGATCCACGAGCAGACATTGATCGCCCATTTCGAGCCGGAACGGGGCCTGCTGGCGCTCGCCGAGCTTCTGTCGGACCCGCAGGAGCGCGACCGCGCGATCCGCACGGTGGAATACATCGTCGGCGACCCGGACGAGATGGAGCCACGCACCCGCCAGCTTCTGGCGCGCATGCACGAGATCCTCAACGTCGGCGAGACGACGGGCGAGACGGGAGACGAGACGCGCGCCGAACCGGCGGCGGCTCCCGCCGGGGCGAAGGCGGCGCCGCGCAAACGCCCGGCCGGATCGCGCACGCGTAAGACGCCGGCGACCGACTGA
- a CDS encoding metal ABC transporter permease, with translation MGAEFVQFSLTPILIGVFSAIACALPGNFLVLRRQALIGDAISHVVLPGIVVAFLLTGTVAALPMLFGAAGAAVFAVILIEAIKRLGRIEPGAAMGVTFTALFAAGVLLLEQSDTSTVHLDVEHALMGNLESLIWFKAQGWHSLLDPVALAALPPELTRIAVVCALVAVLTLVFWRPLKISTFDEGFAQALGLPVGLIGFALVVVAAIAAVAAFDAVGSIIVIAMFICPPAAARLMTNRLEVQVAWSVAFATLSAVLGYVFAGYGPLWFGADNAVSAAGMIATVSGVILGLACLFAPHRTRIGVPQGQE, from the coding sequence ATGGGCGCCGAATTCGTGCAATTCTCGTTGACACCGATCCTGATCGGGGTCTTCTCCGCCATTGCCTGCGCGCTGCCGGGCAATTTTCTGGTGCTGCGCCGGCAGGCGCTGATCGGCGATGCGATCAGCCACGTCGTGTTGCCGGGCATCGTCGTCGCCTTCCTGCTGACGGGCACCGTGGCGGCGCTGCCGATGCTGTTCGGCGCCGCGGGCGCCGCGGTGTTCGCCGTGATCCTGATCGAGGCGATCAAGCGGCTCGGGCGCATCGAGCCGGGCGCGGCGATGGGCGTGACCTTCACCGCGCTCTTCGCCGCCGGCGTGCTGCTGCTGGAGCAGTCGGACACCTCGACCGTCCACCTCGACGTGGAACACGCCCTGATGGGCAATCTGGAAAGCCTGATCTGGTTCAAGGCCCAGGGCTGGCACTCGCTGCTCGATCCGGTGGCGCTGGCGGCGCTGCCGCCCGAACTCACGCGCATCGCCGTCGTCTGCGCGCTGGTCGCGGTGCTGACGCTGGTGTTCTGGCGACCGCTGAAGATCTCCACCTTCGACGAGGGCTTCGCGCAGGCGCTCGGCCTGCCGGTCGGTCTGATCGGCTTCGCCCTGGTGGTGGTCGCGGCCATCGCCGCGGTCGCGGCCTTCGACGCGGTCGGCTCGATCATCGTGATCGCGATGTTCATCTGCCCGCCGGCAGCGGCGCGGCTGATGACCAACCGGCTGGAGGTGCAGGTTGCCTGGAGCGTTGCCTTCGCGACCCTGTCGGCGGTGCTGGGCTATGTCTTCGCCGGCTACGGGCCGCTGTGGTTCGGCGCCGACAATGCGGTCAGCGCGGCCGGCATGATCGCCACCGTCTCGGGCGTCATCCTCGGGCTCGCGTGCCTCTTCGCGCCGCATCGCACCCGCATCGGCGTGCCGCAGGGCCAGGAGTGA
- a CDS encoding metal ABC transporter permease, whose protein sequence is MSALVDALLLNAGYNAALVGIGAALLGFAAGASGTFLFLRKRALVSDAVAHATLPGVGLAFILMVLLGGDGRNLVGLLAGSAVSAWIGLLLVEAMARRTRLSEDAAIGAVLSVFFGAGIVLLTVIQTMSQGRQAGLESFLLGSTAGMLFQDAVVIAVGGSLAVLVTWLLRRPMTLVAFDAEFAAANGYDVRRLDLAMMGLVMSVTVIGLKLVGLILIVAMLIIPAVTARFWSEKSERIIWSAGLVGAVSGYVGAAISASAPSVPTGPIIVLVCAGLFLLSLFFAPARGVAAAVLRRWRFQRQVHRRQGLLAMARDEAIHDPLTLKVLRREGLIRPDGVATDTGRAQAAKIARDERRWDIAREVHQDAGLTGRYDGLTPIETVFTPDEIADFDRRLARPVPVAGSGARGGAA, encoded by the coding sequence ATGAGCGCCCTTGTCGACGCATTGTTGCTGAACGCCGGCTACAATGCCGCGCTGGTGGGCATCGGCGCCGCGCTGCTCGGCTTCGCCGCCGGGGCGTCCGGCACCTTCCTCTTCCTGCGCAAGCGGGCGCTGGTGTCCGATGCAGTGGCGCATGCCACGCTGCCGGGCGTCGGTCTCGCCTTCATTCTCATGGTGCTGCTGGGCGGCGACGGGCGCAATCTCGTCGGTCTGCTGGCCGGCTCGGCCGTCTCCGCCTGGATCGGGCTGCTGCTGGTCGAGGCCATGGCCCGGCGCACGCGGCTGTCGGAGGATGCGGCCATCGGCGCGGTTCTCTCCGTCTTCTTCGGGGCCGGGATCGTGCTGCTCACGGTCATCCAGACCATGTCGCAGGGACGTCAGGCGGGGCTGGAGAGTTTCCTGCTCGGCTCCACGGCGGGCATGCTGTTTCAGGACGCGGTGGTGATCGCGGTCGGCGGGTCGCTCGCCGTGCTCGTCACCTGGCTGTTGCGCCGGCCGATGACGCTCGTCGCCTTCGACGCGGAGTTCGCCGCCGCCAACGGCTACGACGTGCGCCGGCTGGACCTGGCGATGATGGGGCTTGTCATGTCCGTGACGGTCATCGGCCTGAAACTCGTCGGGCTGATCCTGATCGTCGCCATGCTGATCATTCCGGCCGTGACGGCGCGCTTCTGGAGCGAGAAGAGCGAGCGGATCATCTGGTCCGCCGGTCTGGTGGGCGCCGTCTCGGGCTATGTGGGCGCGGCGATCTCGGCCTCCGCGCCGTCGGTTCCCACGGGGCCGATCATCGTGCTCGTCTGCGCCGGGCTGTTCCTGCTGTCGCTGTTCTTCGCGCCGGCGCGCGGGGTGGCGGCCGCCGTCCTGCGGCGCTGGCGGTTTCAGCGTCAGGTGCACCGCCGGCAGGGGCTGCTGGCGATGGCCCGCGACGAGGCGATCCACGATCCCCTGACGCTGAAGGTGCTGCGCCGGGAAGGGCTGATCCGGCCCGATGGCGTGGCCACCGACACGGGCCGGGCGCAGGCCGCGAAGATCGCCCGCGACGAGCGGCGCTGGGACATCGCGCGCGAGGTGCATCAGGACGCCGGGCTCACCGGCCGCTACGACGGGCTGACGCCCATCGAGACCGTGTTCACGCCAGACGAGATCGCCGATTTCGACCGCCGGCTCGCCCGCCCGGTGCCGGTCGCCGGCTCCGGCGCAAGGGGAGGGGCCGCGTGA
- a CDS encoding metal ABC transporter ATP-binding protein, which produces MTSSPVNLAAADGRAINPAVTSSSPLTIRGMTVSYGEKPAVFSVDASFAPEAMTAIIGPNGAGKSTLLKAALGVIPRVSGEVYVFGKPIEAMRARIAYVPQRASVDWDFPTTVIDVVLMGLYRRVGLLGRLTGAHLARARACLDRVGMADFADRQIGQLSGGQQQRVFLARALAQDADLYLLDEPFAGVDAATERAIIDVLKALKAEKKAVVCVHHDLATVQTYFDHVFLINVRRIAEGTVAEAFTAETLHATYGGRLASAHIDQLNIAGGAAGGAA; this is translated from the coding sequence ATGACGAGCAGTCCCGTCAATCTGGCGGCCGCCGACGGCCGGGCGATCAACCCGGCCGTGACGTCGTCAAGCCCGCTGACCATTCGCGGCATGACCGTGTCCTATGGCGAGAAGCCGGCGGTGTTCTCGGTCGACGCGAGTTTCGCGCCCGAGGCGATGACAGCGATCATCGGGCCGAACGGCGCGGGCAAGTCGACGCTGCTCAAGGCGGCGCTCGGGGTCATCCCGCGGGTGTCGGGCGAGGTCTATGTCTTCGGCAAGCCGATCGAGGCGATGCGCGCGCGTATCGCCTATGTGCCGCAGCGTGCCAGCGTCGACTGGGATTTCCCGACCACGGTGATCGACGTGGTGCTGATGGGCCTGTATCGCCGGGTCGGGCTGCTCGGCCGCCTGACGGGCGCGCATCTTGCACGCGCCCGTGCCTGTCTCGACCGGGTGGGCATGGCCGATTTCGCCGACCGGCAGATCGGGCAATTGTCCGGAGGGCAGCAGCAGCGTGTGTTCCTGGCGCGCGCGCTGGCGCAGGATGCGGATCTCTACCTGCTCGACGAACCCTTCGCCGGCGTCGACGCGGCGACCGAACGGGCGATCATCGACGTTCTGAAGGCGCTGAAGGCGGAGAAGAAGGCCGTCGTCTGCGTGCATCACGATCTGGCGACCGTGCAGACCTATTTCGATCACGTGTTCCTCATCAACGTGCGCAGAATCGCGGAAGGCACCGTCGCCGAGGCCTTCACGGCCGAGACGCTGCATGCGACCTACGGCGGGCGTCTGGCGAGCGCGCATATCGATCAGCTCAACATCGCCGGCGGGGCGGCCGGCGGGGCGGCATGA
- a CDS encoding metal ABC transporter solute-binding protein, Zn/Mn family has product MIGVTRRGVVRGAMAMALAVGVFAGSVLTPQAGRAAEPLTVVATTGMIADAAHQVGGEEVTVRALMGPGVDPHAYRQTRSDIVALANADLVLWHGLYLEAQLETFMLELAEGGNVVAVAEKLPRNLLIAHDDYDDKFDPHVWMNPNLWSRVVLAVRDALIATRPEAEATFRANADAHLAELDALANYAVRVLSSVPAESRVLLTAHDAFNYFGSAYGFEVIGIQGISTESEAGLQRIAELVDMLVARDIKAVFVESSVSDRNIRALVEGAAARDHEVAIGGELFSDAMGEEGTYEGTYVGMIDHNATVIARALGGETPARGMSDRLTIN; this is encoded by the coding sequence ATGATTGGAGTAACGAGGCGCGGCGTGGTTCGGGGCGCGATGGCCATGGCCCTTGCCGTGGGCGTGTTCGCGGGGAGCGTTCTGACGCCGCAGGCGGGCCGGGCGGCGGAGCCGCTCACGGTCGTGGCCACGACGGGCATGATCGCCGATGCGGCGCACCAGGTCGGCGGCGAGGAGGTGACCGTTCGCGCGCTGATGGGGCCGGGCGTCGATCCCCATGCCTATCGCCAGACGCGCAGCGACATCGTCGCGCTGGCCAATGCCGATCTCGTGCTGTGGCACGGGCTCTATCTCGAGGCGCAGCTCGAGACCTTCATGCTGGAACTCGCCGAGGGCGGCAATGTCGTCGCCGTGGCCGAGAAACTGCCGCGCAACCTCTTGATCGCGCATGACGATTACGACGACAAGTTCGATCCGCATGTGTGGATGAACCCGAACCTGTGGTCGCGGGTCGTGCTGGCCGTGCGCGATGCGCTGATCGCCACGCGCCCCGAGGCCGAGGCCACCTTCCGCGCCAATGCGGACGCGCATCTCGCCGAGCTCGACGCGCTGGCCAATTACGCCGTGCGCGTGCTCTCCTCCGTGCCGGCGGAAAGCCGCGTGTTGCTGACCGCGCATGACGCCTTCAACTATTTCGGCTCCGCCTACGGCTTCGAGGTGATCGGCATTCAGGGCATCTCGACCGAGAGCGAGGCCGGGCTGCAGCGCATCGCGGAGCTGGTGGACATGCTGGTCGCGCGTGACATCAAGGCCGTCTTCGTGGAAAGCTCGGTGTCCGACCGCAACATCCGCGCCCTTGTCGAGGGGGCTGCGGCGCGCGACCATGAGGTCGCCATCGGCGGCGAACTGTTCTCCGACGCGATGGGCGAAGAGGGAACCTACGAAGGCACCTATGTCGGCATGATAGATCACAACGCCACGGTGATCGCCCGCGCGCTCGGCGGCGAAACGCCGGCACGCGGTATGTCGGACCGACTGACCATCAACTGA
- a CDS encoding HAMP domain-containing methyl-accepting chemotaxis protein, with translation MRRYSIRNKLYCGFGAVLVLTTVLAGFAYWAANQSRDRFSDYRGAARQSVIFADIADQVLAARLGVMKYRALDDDAAAEEVRAAVATLLDQRARALELGGAAADRVALEDLAEQARAYLAAFEAALGHEEQRHDLTDTMLPLGTETRKTLTTILVGSYGNNDIAAAVYAGKVLQHLLLARYYTLEYLRGASEAKRARVNRELDLAESELADLTAALSDAGRRALATEVAEGLQRFRQLFAGVVAATGERDRLYTQDLDRIGPQMLSRALQEKADMIARQDRIGPEISERFETQVGVAIGVGLLCLIIGAAIAYGLSRMLSRPVVALTGAMARLSDNDFDLDVPARDSADEIGDMARAVEVFRDRMAEGERLKAEQAREAEVKARRQAAIEAATADFRAAAQTAIASVTSAGAQMEAAASGLSQSAREAAAQSGRVSEASEEASSNVQTIATAAEELSASIQEISRQVATSASMSQTAVVSADQTSARVQSLAGAAQKIGEVLRLISDIAEQTNLLALNATIEAARAGEAGRGFAVVAAEVKELAEQTTRATDQIGRQISEIQGATGLAVTDIEGITATIREMDQIAATIASAVEEQGAATQEIARNVQTAAAGTGAVSESIVHLSATAEQTGGASSEVLSAATDLNTQAESLRAEIDRFLERIQAA, from the coding sequence ATGCGACGATACTCGATACGCAACAAACTCTACTGTGGCTTTGGCGCCGTCCTTGTCCTGACGACGGTGCTGGCCGGCTTCGCTTATTGGGCGGCCAATCAATCGCGCGACCGGTTTTCCGACTATCGCGGCGCGGCGCGGCAATCGGTGATCTTCGCGGATATCGCCGATCAGGTGCTGGCCGCGCGCCTCGGTGTGATGAAGTATCGCGCGCTGGACGATGACGCGGCGGCCGAGGAGGTGCGGGCTGCCGTCGCGACGTTGCTCGACCAGCGCGCCCGCGCGCTCGAGCTTGGCGGGGCGGCGGCGGATCGCGTGGCGCTCGAGGATCTTGCAGAGCAGGCGCGGGCCTATCTCGCGGCCTTCGAGGCCGCCCTCGGCCATGAAGAGCAGCGCCACGACCTGACCGATACGATGCTTCCGCTCGGCACGGAAACCCGCAAGACGCTCACGACGATCCTCGTCGGCAGCTACGGAAACAACGACATCGCGGCGGCCGTCTATGCCGGAAAGGTTCTGCAGCATCTGTTGCTGGCGCGCTACTACACGCTCGAGTATCTGCGCGGCGCGAGCGAAGCAAAGCGCGCGCGCGTTAATCGGGAACTCGACCTTGCCGAGAGCGAACTTGCGGATCTGACCGCGGCGCTGTCCGACGCCGGGCGGCGCGCGTTGGCGACAGAGGTTGCGGAGGGCCTCCAGCGGTTTCGGCAACTCTTCGCCGGGGTGGTGGCCGCGACGGGAGAGCGGGACCGCCTCTACACCCAGGACCTCGACCGCATCGGTCCGCAGATGCTGTCGCGCGCGCTTCAGGAAAAGGCGGATATGATTGCCCGGCAGGACCGCATCGGGCCCGAGATTTCCGAGAGATTCGAGACGCAGGTCGGTGTGGCGATCGGCGTCGGTCTGCTGTGTCTCATCATCGGCGCCGCGATTGCCTATGGCCTGTCGCGGATGCTGTCGCGGCCGGTGGTTGCCCTGACCGGCGCGATGGCGCGGCTTTCCGACAACGACTTCGATCTCGACGTCCCGGCCCGCGATTCCGCCGACGAGATCGGCGACATGGCGCGGGCGGTGGAGGTGTTCCGCGACCGCATGGCCGAGGGCGAGCGGCTCAAGGCCGAGCAGGCGCGCGAGGCCGAGGTCAAGGCGCGGCGGCAGGCCGCGATCGAGGCCGCCACCGCGGATTTCCGCGCCGCGGCGCAGACGGCCATCGCCTCGGTGACCAGCGCCGGCGCGCAGATGGAGGCGGCGGCGAGCGGTCTGTCGCAAAGCGCCCGCGAGGCCGCCGCACAATCCGGGCGGGTGAGCGAGGCCTCGGAAGAGGCGAGCAGCAACGTGCAGACCATCGCCACGGCGGCGGAGGAACTGTCGGCCTCCATTCAGGAGATCTCGCGGCAGGTGGCGACCTCCGCCTCCATGTCGCAGACGGCGGTGGTCAGTGCCGACCAGACCTCGGCCCGGGTGCAGTCGCTGGCCGGCGCGGCGCAGAAGATCGGCGAGGTGCTGAGGCTGATCTCCGACATCGCCGAGCAGACCAACCTTTTGGCGCTCAACGCCACCATCGAGGCGGCGCGCGCCGGGGAGGCGGGGCGCGGCTTCGCGGTGGTCGCGGCGGAAGTGAAGGAACTCGCCGAACAGACCACCCGCGCCACCGATCAGATCGGCCGGCAGATCTCCGAGATCCAGGGGGCGACCGGCCTCGCCGTGACCGACATCGAGGGCATCACGGCGACCATCCGGGAGATGGACCAGATCGCCGCCACCATCGCCTCGGCGGTGGAGGAGCAGGGGGCGGCGACCCAGGAGATCGCGCGCAACGTCCAGACCGCCGCGGCGGGAACCGGGGCCGTGAGCGAAAGCATCGTCCATCTGAGCGCGACCGCCGAGCAGACCGGCGGGGCCTCCAGCGAAGTGCTGTCGGCGGCAACCGATCTGAACACACAGGCCGAAAGCCTGCGCGCCGAGATCGACCGCTTCCTGGAGCGGATCCAGGCGGCCTAA